The Gemmatimonadaceae bacterium genome window below encodes:
- a CDS encoding CbrC family protein, with amino-acid sequence MTGLPHFRYHPDPLASGSVVISDATCECCGEARGHVYTGPCYAETELEDALCPWCIADGSAHERLDVTFVDSEAFDDDAAEAAEAAQSCIMERTPGFHAWQPERWPSCCDEPAAFVGPFGIAEIRERFPKIEGSLMTSIVYDLGVSGGAAQRLLDSLKRDEAPTAFVFRCLHCDGMPAYVDRM; translated from the coding sequence ATGACCGGGCTCCCCCACTTCCGTTATCACCCCGATCCGCTGGCCAGCGGCAGCGTCGTCATCTCAGACGCGACATGCGAATGCTGCGGCGAAGCGCGCGGCCACGTGTATACGGGACCGTGCTATGCGGAAACCGAGCTTGAGGACGCCCTGTGTCCCTGGTGCATCGCCGACGGCAGCGCGCACGAGCGCCTTGACGTCACGTTTGTGGACTCTGAGGCCTTTGATGACGACGCGGCCGAGGCGGCCGAGGCGGCACAGTCGTGCATCATGGAGCGCACGCCGGGTTTCCATGCCTGGCAACCGGAGCGATGGCCGTCGTGTTGCGACGAACCGGCCGCATTCGTGGGGCCGTTCGGAATTGCCGAGATCCGCGAGCGATTCCCGAAGATTGAGGGGTCGCTCATGACGTCGATTGTGTACGACCTGGGGGTGAGCGGCGGGGCCGCCCAGCGGCTGCTGGACTCATTGAAACGGGACGAGGCGCCGACGGCATTCGTGTTTCGCTGCCTGCACTGCGACGGGATGCCGGCGTATGTCGACCGGATGTAG
- a CDS encoding acyl-CoA thioesterase has product MSQPAPPLPGWPIHTTEWLVDEQDIDLLGHLNNLATMEYFDRARWQMITERGHGYDVIRECGQAPVIVAVTVQFRREVHLRQRIVIETYTSATSTRTGTVVQVMRTPDGTVCVVATYTVGLFDLTTRRLIAPTVAWRRACGDPDVTAGA; this is encoded by the coding sequence ATGAGTCAACCTGCACCGCCGTTGCCCGGCTGGCCGATCCACACCACCGAGTGGCTGGTGGACGAGCAGGACATCGATTTGCTGGGGCATCTCAACAACCTGGCCACGATGGAGTACTTCGATCGGGCACGCTGGCAGATGATCACCGAGCGCGGCCACGGGTACGATGTCATCCGGGAGTGCGGCCAGGCGCCGGTGATCGTGGCGGTCACGGTGCAGTTCCGGCGCGAAGTGCACCTGCGGCAGCGAATCGTGATCGAGACGTACACGTCGGCCACGTCCACCCGGACCGGCACCGTCGTGCAGGTGATGCGCACACCGGATGGGACAGTGTGCGTCGTGGCCACCTACACGGTGGGGTTGTTCGATCTGACAACCCGTCGACTGATTGCGCCGACGGTGGCGTGGCGGCGGGCGTGTGGCGATCCGGACGTGACTGCAGGCGCCTAG
- a CDS encoding DUF393 domain-containing protein encodes MSGASGDAAAEPPVLLYDGACGLCAASVQFVLRHESPSRPSSLRFAPLQGAFGEVVRARHPDIRLIDSVVWYEPLANGASRVRVRSEAALALLTQLGGKWRTLAVLVRLVPRPLRDALYDAIARRRTRLVAPACLRPPEHACHRFLD; translated from the coding sequence GTGAGCGGTGCGTCGGGGGATGCTGCGGCCGAGCCGCCTGTTCTGTTGTACGACGGCGCCTGCGGGCTCTGCGCTGCCAGCGTGCAGTTCGTGCTTAGGCACGAATCGCCGTCGCGTCCGTCGTCGTTGCGTTTTGCGCCACTGCAAGGCGCGTTCGGTGAGGTCGTGCGCGCGCGCCACCCGGACATCCGGTTGATCGACTCGGTCGTGTGGTATGAACCGCTGGCCAATGGCGCATCCCGCGTGCGCGTGCGTAGCGAGGCCGCGCTAGCGCTGCTGACGCAGCTGGGAGGAAAATGGCGGACGCTCGCTGTCCTCGTTCGTCTGGTGCCGCGTCCGCTGCGGGACGCCCTGTATGACGCCATTGCCCGGCGCCGAACGCGGCTGGTGGCACCGGCGTGTCTGCGGCCGCCAGAGCACGCGTGCCATCGATTTCTGGACTAG
- a CDS encoding SRPBCC family protein has translation MLKKILLGVVVFVVAVLGYAATRPDSFSLERTISISAAPEKVFAHLNDFHAWEAWSPWAKLDPAMTTTYDGATSGVGATYAWKGNSDVGEGKMEITGSTPATSVTIKLDFLSPFESHNTTVFTLTPNANGTDVTWTMSGPSTYMTKIMTSFVSMDKMVGPDFERGLQQLKTVSEK, from the coding sequence ATGCTCAAGAAAATCCTTCTCGGTGTGGTTGTGTTCGTGGTCGCCGTGCTGGGCTACGCCGCTACTCGGCCCGATTCCTTCAGTCTTGAGCGCACCATCAGTATCAGCGCCGCGCCCGAGAAAGTCTTCGCGCACCTCAATGACTTTCACGCCTGGGAGGCCTGGTCGCCGTGGGCCAAGCTCGATCCGGCGATGACGACCACGTATGATGGCGCGACGAGCGGTGTCGGTGCGACCTACGCCTGGAAGGGGAATTCAGACGTCGGGGAAGGGAAGATGGAGATCACCGGCTCCACGCCGGCCACCAGCGTGACCATCAAGCTGGATTTCCTCTCGCCGTTCGAGAGCCACAACACGACGGTATTCACGCTGACTCCCAACGCGAACGGAACGGATGTCACCTGGACCATGTCCGGTCCGTCCACGTACATGACGAAGATCATGACCAGCTTTGTCAGCATGGACAAGATGGTAGGACCTGACTTCGAGCGCGGTTTGCAGCAGTTGAAGACGGTCTCCGAGAAGTAG
- a CDS encoding DUF1905 domain-containing protein, whose product MAQPLGGRFTATLFRYPGKGGWTFAPVPDKYAPPVTRGWGRTPVIATVNGTTWETSVWRGKDGRTLLAVPAQVRGALGDGDAVKVQLTFRSL is encoded by the coding sequence ATGGCGCAACCACTTGGCGGCCGCTTCACCGCGACACTTTTTCGCTACCCTGGCAAGGGCGGTTGGACGTTCGCGCCCGTTCCCGATAAGTATGCACCACCGGTGACGCGTGGATGGGGGCGAACCCCCGTGATCGCCACGGTGAATGGGACCACGTGGGAGACCAGCGTCTGGCGTGGCAAGGATGGACGCACGCTGCTGGCCGTTCCGGCGCAGGTGCGCGGGGCACTGGGCGATGGCGACGCCGTGAAGGTCCAACTCACCTTTCGCTCGCTGTAG
- a CDS encoding GNAT family N-acetyltransferase translates to MVHTVLPTLRTRRLILRPFTLADAPAVQRLAGAPEIYSTTRTIPHPYEDGMAEAWISSRADAFAAGQAASFAVTLEDNTLVGATGLNLEPADHRAELGYWIGVPYWGHGYATESAEAVMAFGFESLQLHRIHACFLRRNPASGRVMEKLGMQYEGTRRQHEVKLGVHEDLVHYGILRTDPRGPTA, encoded by the coding sequence ATGGTGCACACCGTCCTCCCGACCCTGCGCACGCGGCGACTGATCCTGCGTCCATTCACGCTTGCCGACGCCCCCGCAGTGCAGCGACTGGCAGGCGCGCCGGAGATTTACAGCACCACGCGCACCATCCCGCATCCGTACGAGGATGGCATGGCCGAGGCGTGGATCTCGTCGCGCGCGGACGCCTTCGCGGCCGGACAGGCTGCGTCGTTTGCCGTCACGCTCGAGGACAATACTCTCGTGGGCGCCACCGGACTGAATCTGGAGCCGGCGGATCATCGGGCGGAACTTGGCTACTGGATCGGCGTTCCGTACTGGGGGCATGGGTATGCCACCGAATCGGCCGAGGCCGTGATGGCCTTCGGTTTCGAGTCGCTGCAACTGCATCGCATTCATGCCTGTTTTCTGCGACGCAATCCGGCGTCGGGCCGCGTGATGGAAAAGCTGGGCATGCAGTACGAGGGAACGCGGCGGCAGCACGAGGTGAAGCTTGGTGTGCACGAGGATCTGGTGCACTACGGTATCTTGCGCACCGATCCGCGCGGACCGACGGCCTGA
- a CDS encoding DUF1211 domain-containing protein: MGKGRLEAFSDGVIAILITIMVLELKVPHGDDLASLQPLVPVLLGYLLSFVYLGIYWNNHHHMRHTVTRVTGGILWANLHLLFWLSLIPFTTGWMGENHFAALPTAMYGVTLLMCGLAYFILEQVIIAAQGESSLLRRAVGNDWKGKLSLVCYVIAIACSYQWRWLSLSIFVLVALIWFIPDRRIEQLAKP; encoded by the coding sequence ATGGGTAAGGGACGCCTCGAAGCGTTCAGCGACGGTGTGATTGCGATCCTCATCACGATCATGGTGCTGGAGCTCAAAGTGCCGCACGGTGATGATCTGGCGTCGCTGCAACCGCTGGTGCCCGTGCTGCTTGGTTATCTGCTCAGCTTTGTGTACCTCGGCATCTACTGGAACAACCATCACCATATGCGGCACACCGTAACGCGCGTCACGGGGGGCATCCTGTGGGCGAATCTGCACCTGTTGTTCTGGCTGTCGCTCATTCCGTTCACCACCGGTTGGATGGGAGAGAATCACTTTGCCGCGCTGCCAACCGCCATGTACGGCGTGACGCTCCTCATGTGCGGCCTGGCCTACTTCATTCTTGAACAGGTGATCATTGCCGCACAGGGCGAGTCATCGCTGTTGCGCCGCGCGGTGGGCAACGACTGGAAGGGCAAGCTGTCGCTGGTGTGCTATGTCATCGCCATCGCGTGCTCGTATCAGTGGCGCTGGCTTTCCTTATCCATCTTCGTGCTGGTGGCGCTGATCTGGTTCATCCCCGATCGCCGCATCGAACAGCTGGCAAAACCGTGA
- a CDS encoding protein kinase — protein sequence MTQTLRAQLETALGANFAIQRELGGGGMSRVFVADEVALRRRIVIKVLPPELAADVSMARFQREIALAARLQHPHIVPLLTTGSAEGLPYFTMPFVDGESLRDRITRGGELPVAESVRLLREIASALAYAHEQGIVHRDIKPENILLTGGIALVTDFGVAKALIDATTVGHRLVTAAGVAVGTPAYMSPEQVSADPAIDHRADLYAFGVVAYEMLAGRPPFAGRTTQALLAAHVVEAPEGVAVRRPAVPAALAALIMRCLEKRPADRPQSADEVVRELDVLATPTPTTTISRPNTPSSRRRLRWVAATLLLTAVTTATIWYARRVTSPARVAVSSRLLIAPFENLTGDSRFDHIGLIASDRLAQNIAQDGAIDVVPSNTVLLALRDTTGGQATRLQRLADATHAGLLVSGSVVLRGDSLVLQAQVSEVQTGRVVQTLVPSAGSTADPVGAVDALGDRLLGALGRRRDLSVLPEGFRAPKYAAYQEFAAGFERFATGGDNRGSRPFFERAIAIDSSYVQAYSLLIRQYLNAGEYARADTLQRKVDRLPGGLTAAERAQQDFGRAELEGNLANGLRAAQQLAARDSAGVPLYLVGEAANYLLQPRLAVPALLAAESTFALIGGQATRNFVREFAEALHQAGAHDRELQLWRTRESAFSDLAFVRGQRLRALAGLRQDAAAIAVADSLLRDTRDSNARAPSDVLLGALEFRVHGDSATSRRLLTMAGDWYKRAPSSAPSPSRLFYEGLTMLARGVADSAVARFTTIAHNAKDMDATGYLALSELARGNRNRARMIADSLGALHQPWLFGGHTYWRAAIVGALGDNDQAVQLLKLSTSEGRHMQQWHFAFELDALHGYAPFESLVRPAR from the coding sequence ATGACCCAAACCCTACGTGCGCAACTCGAGACAGCGCTTGGAGCCAATTTCGCCATCCAGCGCGAACTCGGCGGCGGTGGCATGTCGCGCGTGTTCGTCGCCGACGAAGTGGCGCTCCGGCGTCGCATCGTCATCAAGGTGCTGCCGCCGGAACTGGCCGCGGATGTGTCGATGGCGCGCTTTCAACGCGAGATCGCGTTGGCCGCGCGATTGCAGCACCCGCATATCGTCCCGCTGCTGACCACCGGGAGCGCCGAGGGGTTGCCGTACTTCACCATGCCGTTCGTCGACGGCGAATCGCTGCGCGATCGCATCACGCGCGGCGGGGAGCTTCCCGTCGCCGAATCCGTGCGGTTGCTGCGCGAGATCGCCAGCGCCCTGGCCTACGCGCACGAACAGGGCATTGTGCATCGTGACATCAAGCCGGAGAACATTCTCCTGACGGGTGGGATTGCCCTCGTCACGGACTTCGGTGTCGCCAAGGCGCTCATCGACGCCACCACGGTGGGACACCGCCTGGTCACAGCGGCGGGCGTGGCCGTCGGCACGCCCGCGTACATGTCACCCGAACAGGTGAGCGCGGATCCGGCGATCGATCATCGCGCCGATCTGTACGCGTTTGGCGTAGTGGCCTACGAAATGCTCGCGGGTCGACCGCCATTCGCGGGGCGCACCACGCAGGCATTGCTGGCCGCGCACGTGGTCGAAGCGCCTGAGGGCGTGGCGGTTCGTCGGCCCGCCGTGCCGGCCGCGCTCGCGGCGCTCATCATGCGGTGCCTCGAGAAGCGTCCGGCCGATCGTCCACAGAGTGCCGACGAAGTCGTACGTGAACTCGATGTGCTGGCCACACCGACACCAACGACCACGATCTCGCGTCCCAACACTCCGTCAAGTCGCCGCCGACTGCGCTGGGTGGCGGCCACGCTGCTGCTCACTGCGGTCACCACGGCGACCATCTGGTATGCGCGGCGTGTGACGTCTCCGGCGCGCGTCGCCGTGTCGTCACGGCTGCTCATCGCGCCTTTTGAGAATCTGACCGGCGACTCGCGCTTCGACCACATCGGCTTGATCGCCTCCGACCGGCTTGCCCAGAACATCGCGCAGGATGGGGCCATTGATGTCGTGCCGTCCAATACCGTCTTGCTGGCGCTTCGCGACACGACGGGCGGACAGGCCACGCGATTGCAGCGACTCGCCGACGCGACGCATGCGGGTTTGCTGGTGTCAGGCAGCGTCGTGCTGCGCGGCGACTCGCTGGTGCTGCAGGCGCAGGTGAGCGAAGTGCAGACCGGTCGCGTGGTGCAGACGTTGGTGCCTTCCGCAGGCTCAACCGCCGATCCGGTTGGCGCCGTGGATGCGTTGGGTGATCGCTTGCTGGGCGCGCTGGGCCGACGGCGAGACTTGAGCGTGCTCCCTGAAGGCTTTCGCGCACCCAAGTACGCGGCGTATCAGGAGTTCGCCGCCGGGTTCGAACGGTTCGCCACGGGTGGCGACAACCGGGGATCACGGCCGTTTTTCGAGCGCGCGATTGCCATCGACAGCAGCTATGTGCAAGCGTACAGTCTCCTCATTCGACAATACCTCAACGCCGGCGAGTACGCGCGCGCGGATACGCTGCAGCGCAAGGTTGACCGCCTCCCGGGCGGCCTCACCGCGGCCGAGCGCGCCCAACAGGATTTTGGACGCGCCGAACTGGAAGGCAACCTCGCGAACGGACTGCGAGCGGCCCAGCAGCTTGCCGCCCGGGACTCTGCCGGTGTTCCACTCTATCTGGTCGGTGAGGCGGCCAACTACCTGCTGCAGCCACGACTCGCCGTCCCCGCGTTACTCGCGGCCGAGTCCACATTCGCGCTGATCGGAGGCCAGGCCACGCGAAACTTTGTGCGTGAATTTGCCGAGGCCCTGCATCAAGCCGGTGCTCACGATCGGGAATTGCAGCTGTGGAGGACGCGGGAATCGGCGTTCTCCGATCTCGCGTTCGTGCGTGGGCAACGGCTCCGCGCGCTGGCAGGATTGCGGCAAGATGCGGCTGCCATCGCCGTCGCCGATTCGCTATTGCGCGACACCCGTGATTCCAATGCGCGGGCGCCGTCCGACGTGCTTCTGGGCGCGCTCGAGTTTCGGGTGCACGGCGATTCCGCCACCAGCCGCAGGCTGCTCACGATGGCCGGCGACTGGTACAAGCGCGCACCGTCTTCCGCACCCAGCCCTTCCCGGTTGTTTTACGAGGGGCTCACGATGCTGGCCCGCGGAGTCGCTGACAGTGCGGTCGCGCGGTTCACGACGATCGCGCACAATGCGAAAGACATGGACGCGACGGGCTACCTCGCGCTCAGCGAGTTGGCGCGCGGCAACCGCAACCGCGCACGCATGATTGCCGATTCGCTGGGCGCGCTACACCAGCCATGGCTGTTTGGCGGCCACACCTACTGGCGCGCCGCCATTGTCGGTGCGCTCGGCGACAACGACCAGGCCGTGCAGTTGCTCAAGTTGTCCACCAGTGAAGGCCGCCACATGCAGCAGTGGCACTTCGCCTTCGAGCTGGACGCCCTGCACGGCTACGCACCGTTTGAATCGCTGGTACGCCCGGCTCGATAA
- a CDS encoding YidC/Oxa1 family membrane protein insertase, translating into MWDSFVELLRLTIFSVAHVCGGSLGTAVVLVSAGLRLALLPLTLRMARQARAQQARMSQLTPQLDRLKRRFADDPAALMRATRALYADNGVRLLSPSAVINMMVQLPVVGGLFAAVRGGLGSRVRFLWIVDLAQPNRWLLALVTVLSTAALATMPAAPGQSRAPSIAWLLSIGMTMAFLWSASSAIALSMGASSMVTVLQNWLVSRDARRSGIVVR; encoded by the coding sequence ATGTGGGACAGTTTTGTCGAGTTGCTGCGGCTGACGATCTTCAGCGTGGCGCACGTGTGTGGCGGCAGTCTCGGGACTGCGGTGGTGCTGGTATCGGCTGGCCTGCGCCTGGCGTTGTTGCCGCTGACGCTGCGCATGGCGCGACAGGCGCGAGCGCAGCAGGCGCGTATGAGTCAGTTGACGCCGCAACTTGATCGGCTCAAGCGGCGGTTCGCGGATGACCCTGCCGCACTGATGCGGGCCACGCGCGCGCTGTATGCCGACAATGGCGTCCGGCTGCTGTCACCGTCTGCGGTGATCAACATGATGGTCCAGCTTCCGGTGGTTGGCGGGCTCTTCGCGGCGGTGCGCGGCGGCTTGGGCTCACGTGTGCGTTTTCTGTGGATCGTCGACCTGGCGCAGCCAAACCGGTGGCTGCTGGCCCTGGTCACGGTCCTGAGTACCGCAGCGCTGGCGACCATGCCCGCCGCTCCCGGTCAGTCGCGCGCGCCATCGATTGCCTGGCTGCTGTCGATTGGCATGACGATGGCGTTTCTGTGGTCGGCGTCCAGCGCGATTGCCCTCTCGATGGGCGCCAGTTCGATGGTCACCGTGCTGCAGAACTGGCTGGTGTCGCGCGACGCGCGGCGGTCCGGTATTGTAGTGCGGTGA